Within Mustela lutreola isolate mMusLut2 chromosome 10, mMusLut2.pri, whole genome shotgun sequence, the genomic segment aaaattacccataatATTAGGGTGtcgatttttttcctttctgaagcaAGCTGAAATTTTGGGATTGCAAGACAGAGGACAGACATTCAGTGCTTATCATAAAGACGTTTAGTAAATTTGTGATTAAATTAGGCTGCCTTGACATGGTGGTGATCTTTTGGGTCATGGTTCTTTGGGAATGTGATGAAAGCTCTGAAGTCTCTACATGAAAGAATGTACAACCACATATATACACTAAATTTAGCACATTTTCAGGGTTCAGCCATGCCCAGAAGTATATCCTTAAActccaagttaaaaaaataacttctgtaATAGAGACATATTAAGAAATGCTTGGTCCATGGATTTCTAGGAACATAAAGGAAGATGTTAAATTTTGTACGTGGATTAGATTTGTGACATTCATTCTTCGACTAAATTTGCCATGTCAGGCTGCTTCTAAGAGAAATCACTCTTTACTGTTCCCTCTTATACATTACTTCCTACCCCAACCCTGCCCCTAGCAAACATTCACTCACTTTTAATGACttaaagtatttatttccttCACAACAATTAGAATAATCATaactttttttcctatatatgtatatatatatatattattattatgttttacaGTCTGTTCTTACTAAAATGTAAGCACATGAAGAAGACCTTATTTGTTGACAGCTCTATCCTGATCATTTAGAAATTGTCTAGATATATAGTTTTGCTCAGggcttatttttcaaataaatgaataaataatgcaaTATTACCTAGTTGGAAAGCCCATAAACTACGTATTGGTAACATATATGAGTTCATGAAGTTAAGAGTGACACAGACAAAAAGCTTAGCTGGATATGTATTACCAAGCTCAATATGATAATTCTATAACATGCTTAAATTTAAAATGGCTAATGCTTCTTTTAGTCAGCTCATTTTTTGAGGTCTTTTCAAGACCTTTGTCATATAATATTTATCTTCTGGAAATGTCTGCTGAAAATACGATATTTCCAGGTCTGATTGTGGTAGGGAATGATATATTATGGCAAAATTttggttacttatttatttttttaagaatgtggGTGTGAGCTCTTCTAGGCAGATTATACCATTGGTAGGGATGCAACCCAAATACAGCCGTATTTGTGTGTATGGTATCAGCAAATGTCTTGTATCACTAAGGTATTCATGAGAACTTCTCCTTATTTACCATATTGCTTCACACTCTAATTAAGAATAATGTTTTAAGATGGTTATAGTTATGAAAGATACTAAATATTCTTGGCAAGGTACAGTGTTAGGTCCTTATATCATTTTCAGGACATGTTTAGTGATAATTATACTTGGAAAACTTACTTGGCAACCATGAAATGAGCTTTAAAGGGTAACCAGTTTGACATTTTGGAAGCAAAGCAGAATCCAAACAGGATTAAAATTATTCTAAGTCTAATGGAATAGTTCAACCAAAAGGCAAAAgctgtataaaataattttaaaatgtgaatctgATAAATCAGCTTGGTAAAGTCAGTTTGGGAGGTTTTCATTTGGATTGGTTAAAAGAGTAGAACAGTTTTCTATTAAAGAGATTGTCATCAGTTGGATTCATTATTTCATAGAAAAATAGCTAGAAGATTTTGAAGTTGGTGTTCCTTCCATCAACTAatgttttcattgtattttttctaatataagttaaattcaaaacaatatattttacaaAGCCACAGACCTTCTCTGAGGAGTCACTgattatgaaaaattattacCTAAGAGATTTATTTATGCTAAGCTTAGTTAATTTTAGAACCAGAAATCATTCCATGATCTTGATTTCAGTATGGATATTGTCTACTGAACTGAGTGATATTTAGTTCCTCTGGGACTCTCTAGAAATTAGTGTCTCTACCTATAAGCAGTCAGAGATTAAGGCTTTGTGTCATCCTTTAACAGCTAACTTTAATTTAATTCTCCCTGCTTATAGTGTAAGGTAGACCACTTTATAGTAGTTCTTGTGGTCCATTTATCATGTGGTGGTAGAGAAGGCAAAGTAAAATTTGTCTGTAAATGCCCTTTCTTTTATAATGTCATAGGAACACAAGGTGTGCATAAAGGATATAATTGTACCTTCCTGGCCAAACCAGCAAGTTGccatttttcaattcttttttcaaaagtgtctgggagaagggggtgggattatggacattggggagggtatgtgctttgatgagtgctgtgaagtgtgtaaacctggtgattcacagacctgtacccctggggatacaaatatatgtttataaaaaataaaaaattaaaaaaaaaaaaaaagtgtctgatATATTTCTAGAAGGCTTAGCTTTTAGAAACTCTGCACTAATTTTTCATATTCGTTCTAACTCAAAGGAATAGTTTTAATTTTGCTATCAGTTGCATTCAGACTTAGCATTTAGAGAAATGATTTGGTAATCTTGAGTGCTAAGGAGACCagtagggttttctttttttcttttttctttttggaaatataCTCTTTAAGGAGAATAAAGGTAAAGGACTATTATATGTAAAACTTACCTTAGTAGGAAAATAACTTTTACTTTTAGGAGAACAGAAGAACAGTTTTGtatagttatatttaaaaaataattcttctgggggtacctgggtggctcagtgggttaaagcctctgcctttggctcaggtcatgctcccagggtcctgggatcgagcccctcatcgggctctctgctcagcagggagcctgcttcctcctctttctctatctgcctgcttgtgatctctgtcaaataaataaataaaaatcttaaaaaaaaattcttctggatGAAAAATTTATACTTGTAAGTTTGGTAGTGATTTGAAAGACCATTTTCTTATTAGGATTAAATTGTTTttgaagaaaagattttattagaagGAGTAATATGgattataaagatgaaataacTCTGAGTACAGTGATAAAAACCAGAGATTCTGAATTTATGGTAAATTTTATCTAATTACTTGTAATGTTATATTTAGGCatatcattattttctcttttatcctaCATACTGGTAATGCACTGAAACACTGTAATTTTATGAACTAATAGATATATGTGTAGATAGTAAGTATTGTGATTCAAGGGCCACAAATAAAAAGGTCACACAAACACAATCAGACCATGTCATGTTATTATTTGAAAGACATAGAAGTTTGTTAATGATCTGGTCAATTCAGAAAATACCAGTTGCACAGTTCATTTAGGATTAAGCTTGGATTTCTTTACTGATAGGATTATGTAAATGATTTTAAAGTACTAAATTATTTCCctcataaaatttatttgagagttaaaaataaaacagtaattagAATAAGTTCTTATTTCAGGCACAAAACtgataataatttattaagaaGAATGTTTTTAAACGGTAAATGTTTAAtgcaaatcacatttttaaattcatgttacCCCCACTTCTATGACAATAATAAAATCTGTGCGTGCCCTAGCAGCACACACACTAGAAATTGGATGTGGTGATGATACCTTACATAGAAAACAATAAAGTGCTTTACAAGCTGCACATCTCACAAAAAAGCTGTGATCATCCAGGTTTTGAATGTATGTGATACTAtattacatcatttttttaaaaaacaagtaatgAAGACCCAGATATCCATGAGAGGCCATCTacttaaaaattcattcattttttaaattgactttcTTTCTTCATACAAACTCTTGATATACAAAGTATTGGCTGATTATTTTTGTGGTGTGTGTACAATGACAAGTGAATCCCCTAAATTTTCTAACTCTCAAAAGCAGAGGAGAacttatataaacattttaaaagagaagacaACATTGCAAAAGGACCCAGAGTGGTCACTAAGTCATGCTAACTTTTTGTAGGCAAAAAGTAAAGAAACTGTTGTTAAACTTGAACAATCTCAAGATTGAGCTATTTAATTCCGTGACTTTGACAGTGAGATACTTGAGAATTATGTTTTACTTGTGACATTTGAAATGAATTACTTAAGTGTTAGCATTTCTTTATACAATGCTCTATCTGAATTATTATATCCTTACTTTAcaaaggaaattattattatgtatgtGTGAAACTAAACATTTACCACAATTTAAGTTATACATTATTTGTTATAGAATATACTTTTTCAATTGTAAAACCAACCCACACTCTAGTTTCTGTAAAACTGCCTTAGGTAAGTATTTTTAACATATGGAAAGGACATCCAAACTCAACGACATGTTTGATAAATATCGATTGTATGTTTTTGAGATTATTaacataatattattaaaattttcttttttggttacattATTTCTGCACACATTATGAATCAGGGTAACAAGGGATTGCCCTCCCATCTTGTTTTCTGAATTGGTATTTTGCACATTTAAACCGCGCAGACAGCTCCCAAGTCTACCCATCATTTTCTTTTGCACTCACATTGCCAGTAACTCTCCAGGGCTCATAATGTAAATCTAGATGACCtcacagaaattttctttttaagagtttctATATGTGCTTCATGTACTTTCAGAGTCCTGATACAAGTAATTACATTATTGCAAGTTGTGTGTAAAGTTTAAGTTAAAACCCTAATATACTTATTTAGGAAGAACAAAATTGGGTTGGTTGTATAATAAATGAGTAAAGTCAACTCAAATCCAAAATTTTCTGACTCAGTTGCATCTTTGCAAGCAACAATGTGGGTTGCTTTCAGTGAAGTGAATGGAGTAACTTATCTGTAGTTAGTTTTAGCATTCAGTGTTAGTGATCCAATAAACTTGGGGTAAAAGAAATATTCTATGTAAGGGATTtagtttgatttttcttcctgattataaatttaaataaaggggTAAGCCGAGAAGATATTTCATCCTGACCACACTTGAAAATTGGCCCATAATAATTACTGAGATTAAACTTCagtgtattttataaaaaatattacttaCTTTCACAGAAGTGAAGAGATACAATTGCACAATGGTGGttacaatggtagaaatacatATTGCCAATAAAATGTTAgcaagagatttaaaaatgacTGTACAGCACCGCATCAGAGAATTCTATAACAGCAAAATGAgtaatatattttccttataaataaaatccttaaatcttttttagaaataaatgggAGGAAAGtgctttttcccccctaattCCTACCAAAATATTTCCTGATGTAGAGcaaaagacagtaaaaaaaatgacagaattaaaaaaaaaagacatttatgcATTTAAGCCATCATTAGTCTCTGACTAATATAAGGCAGATCATTAACCTTTTGCAAAACTATAACTTTAGCCACTTAAGCTCTTTTTAGTGCTTTTCACGACAAGGACATGATAGGCCCCGTAAATTTAGGAGTTAAGATGTGTTTCCAACAGGTCAATTTAGACAGGCTCGGCTGATTTTTGACAAACcaactttataataataaaaaaaaatgctttggagAAATGATGAGAACTTACAATAAAGGGAAAACAGAAGGGGGTTCTATAGAGTTTATCACAAATGACACAATTTCaatcaatgaaaacaaattaCATTTGCTTATGTGTCATCCTCAGTCTTAATGATGTGGAAAAGGGTAACATTGAATAGGACCTGGTGACCGTTGTTCCAGGCATAAAGAGCTCTATCTCTTGCGTTGTAGTCAAGCATGGATATGTGAAAGTATTGGTTATGAAAGGGAATGTCCGTGTACTCATATGTGGAGGTTTTGGTGGAATATGAGTAATACACCTTGGCTCCTGTTAAGTGGGAATTGGTGACATATAGTGTCCCACAAATCATGAAAGATTCCCCTGCACTTCTCTTGGGGTAGCCAGTGCTCCAGCTCTTCATCACCTCCAAGGTGTCTTGGTTAAGTTGGCTGATGACTATATTGCCGGCATTTTGGTTCGTTGCATACACAGCCCACAGCCCGATCTCATCAGCCATTAAGTCAATGTCCGAGAAGCCACCCCATGTGTAGGGGTAAACATTGTGAAATCCAGCATACTCGAGGCTTCGTTGGGCAAGCACTCGCCCCATATCAAAGCTGTATTTGATGATGATGTTACTCTGATACTTGTTAAAATAGAGTGAGCCGTTATAGACAACATGGTTGGTTCCTGCCCATTTGAATGGGAGGTTGTATGTCCGTGATTCAGCCCCGCTGACGAAGTCTGCCATTGATTTGTACTCCCGAACAATTTTATTGTTGGTATAACTGTCCATGTACCAGAcctgagggaaagggaaaaaaaaaaatagaggagtgACTAAATTCTGTACTTGTCTGAGATATCCAAAATGAAGACAGTGAGAGTCAGCACATTTTAATACCTCCATTCTCAGGATCTGAAGTCACTTATTATCTTACTGCTGACCTCCTGCAATGTGATAGCACTGCAGGCGAAAATTGTGGCATTTTCTATGTGGAAAGCAAACAACTGAATTCACTGCCTTGAAGTTGAtttgctttctgttctttttattatttagttgTTTCTCTGACCATTCAGTGCATATCATCAAGTGAACTAAACATGTATCAATGTTACTTTGTTCAGCTGAAGGAGCAGTGTAATCAGTGATAATGACAAAAAAATACTACCTTCAGCAACTATATTCTTTTGCTCTGAAAAAAGAGCAAAAGGTctaattttactcatttatttctcctttatggaTACCATAGAAACTTACGGTAATGCTTGTTAATTGGATCACCTTATAGGTACAGCTACTTTTTAGTGTaaccattttattaatttagctACTAATCTCATTTGCATGTAACCCTTGAGAATCTTAATGTGAGCTGAATTTTGTGATAGATCATAAATAGCGCTATGGTAAGTTTCCAGTATATTGATTTACATAATGCAGACATTGCCAACTTAGGAAAATATACTCCAAAAGTTTCAGtactatttactttaaaattaccTCTAGATTCCAGGGATAGTTCAGCTTGTTAGTGAATCAGTTGCTCTTGAGTTTTTCACTtacttagtgattttttttttcctcacactaAGGAGCAGGTTTTAGAAGTGTGTAGAGACTTTTTTGTGTACTTGTAATTAGCTCTTTATTAGCATAAAACAAGACTAAAACGAATAAAAATTGGACTAGCTTTACTGTTGAATTAGGAGATGGAATATTTTACTGAAATAAGGTTGCTGTAGATATGTTCATATTATCAAACTGAGAATACTTGGCAAATAATGTTAACACTTTTCAAGTTGAAACTAATattcctaaagaaaataaatcattcgATAGACATAGAGTGCAAATAAAGTATGATTCTAAGCAAAGGTGTTTGTGGAAGCAACatactctattatttttttcagatgctAAAGGGTCTGTCATCCAAGCGCCAAATCGGGTTCCAGATGTCTTGACTGTAATTGGGCCTGTGATTTTCATCAATTTTCCACATGCTGGAATCAGAGAAACATAAACATGTTGGGTGAACATGACCAATGACTGCAACACACATATTTATACCAAAGTCAAACTCCTACCATACTCAAGAGCAAAGAAAGGGATCCTGAAATAAAGCAAATCCGTGAGATTAATATCACATATTCTGAATGAATGATCAATCATATTGGGTGCTGTGCCTTTAACTGTAACTTGAACCACGAGTAGCTGCTTTTTCAATGCTCTAAATCCAAAGAGTAGAGGAGTTTTAAAATGGGAAATGGTTTGTACAGTCTGGAAAGAAATAGTGAGGGAAATCATTATCATTATATTGAGTTTACAGCTGCTTCATTTAAGTAAAGAGGTCAGAAAAATTACACAAATTGACCATGGGCCTGTTTACCTGATCACTTCTCACctacctttccctctcccttatgGCTTGAGACTTTGGACAATGTATACAAGCGAGAAAGAACTCTATAAGGTGATTTTAAGTATTGGTGAATGAGCAGCTCCTGTGAAAGATATCTTTCTATAaagatatctttatatatataaaaattcaacCATGATCTACCTGAAAGAGGTAGAATTTTGAAGGGCAAAAGCCTTGTACAGGTAGCAGGGCCAGGTACAGCAGTCATTGAAGGTgcaaacaaaaaaattccaaaaaacgTAAGTCCTCAAGACCTTgtaaatacatgcagaaaaagatGTAGAGTATCAGTCAATTCAGTACCTGTCAGAAAATTAATGACGTTcttaaaaaattgtaatattcTTATCACCATAGCTGTAGGATCTTAGGAAAACCTCAGACTTTATAAATGCCCAAACCTAAGCCAAACAGAAACCCAggcattttctaagattttaaatagcaaaaattaaaagtgaCTTATACACTGTGAAAGGCAATATGAGTGCCTATAAATGTTGACCTTTACTCTATAAAAAAGGAATACCTTCTCCATCCATTTATGCCCCATTTtctcccttgatttttttttttttttttttttttttgcttaatattttttggttctgtttgttcaatgtttcttccattttctgcCTATCCTTAGAATTTATAAATTTCCAATTAGTTCCTATTCCCATGTGTTTGGAAGATAAAGAACAGATCACCAAAGCAGATCAAGGATATTACTAATTATAGTTTGAAGCTTTTTTTTGACTCCTTTTTCTCTATATGAGTTTCTCAAAAGAATAATATGTAACTTGTAAAATACTAAACTGTTCAGTTAGGAAGATGATGGATGATAATGTTATATTTTCTACTATTATTTCTGTGATAACTACAAATTTAGTAATCTCTAGCACTTCATGAAACCTgaatggaatacatttttttctccttttgtgaaAGAAATTGGATAAGATGgcttttttatatacattatataaatgaattaCTTTATAAGTTCCTTATACCTAATAAACTAAGCAAATAATTAAAGAGACTTTATTGCATTATCTGTATTGAATAGCAAAACATTGGCCTATACCTGTTCAGAATATATCAATTCAACTTGGTATAAACATATGAACAGTATGTTTGTTCATGTGGGTAAGTAGTATCAGTTTGAACTAGGCAAAAGCAAATACATTCTGAATGAATCTCATTGAGTATATTGTTTGCAATAAGTGAAAGTAATATGATCCTTAATGATATCCTACATAAATATTTCTAAGTTCATAGATGATAAGtgcaagaaaatttcaaaaaaattaaaataaataggaagataTTCTATCCCCTGAAAAATACCACAGAATGTGTTTTTCCCCTTTAGGCATGAATAATAAATTcttttgttaaaatacaaataacaaaatgaagtaaaatatgaaaagtaaCCCTGGCTTAATATGATGGACTAATAACAtatgtttatcttcttttttcctaAGATCTAATTAAATGATAGTAAAGGAGTAAAACATGGGTGGAAAAGCCTAAAGCAAAGAGAGTGGTATCAGAATCTTCAGTAGAGaagaaagtttaaataatttctaGAAGGCCGAAGGTGGTAGAGTGGTAATTAAAGATGTAGGATAAGATAAGATGCATCAGTGTGTCTAAGCAGGAAAGGCAGTTGCTGAGGAGGAAGCTGCAACAGCCTACAGAAACATAGTTACTGTAAGGGTATTGGGTGAGATACAGGGCATTGAAAGCATGCCTGAAAAGCAGTCAATCTTGTCTTCATCTCTagatccaggaccccaggaggcagctttaaaaaaaaaaaaaatctacaaatctGTGTTAAATACTTGAAAAGGATTAGGGCAATTAATGTAGGCATCAGAGCTCCAGAACAAAGGCTCCAGCATTGACACTGGAGGTCTCTTGCCTTTCTCACTATGGAATAAAGCGGCAAACCCTACCTAAATACACAGTTTCCAAGCAGATACATTGTTCAGATCTTTGAGAGTGAAGGAGTAGCCAAAGATTAGCATGTGTTTTCAAAAAGCTTACAATGAGAATGACTAAAGTGAAAGTGCAGAGAAAACAGATCCtgtaagaagagagagaatacagagcagaagagaaataaagatactAAGATCTGTAGAGAGTTTTGTATATTATAGACCATTCACtgtaaaaggaaaacacaaaagagcTACAAGAAGTTAGAAatatgattacatttttaaaaataggagctatcccaaaaactaaaacaaaaagacataaaCATAGGGAAAATATAGATGCATGTAGGATCAACTTAGAAGCTCATTCATCTGAAGAGTGAGTTTCTACgatgaaaggaagggaaaagagttaattttcaaagaaattctaTAGGGTATTTCCCAGTTACAAAGAAATTCTATAGGGTATTTCCCAGTTACAAAACCTAAATACAGGTATCATGTGCCTTTCAGAAGTCTGTGTTACCCTGAGCGGTGAGAGTTGCCCCACCAAGCTCCTTTCCTGGAAACCATACTCAGAATCTCAGCACTGAGCTGCTGTAGCTTTGAACTGTGACTATGAGCACCCGTGGAATTATTTTGTGCATCCGTCttcaagatgtgtcctaaggtatcaggAAAGCCTGAAAGAGGTTATCTTCTGGGTCTGGAAATGCTCAAGAAATTTTCCATACAAAGTAATGCTTCTGCTTTAATTTGCGCCGTTTCGGATTCTGAAAATTTTTGTTAAGAATGCTCTACTATCTTATCATGAGGGAAAACTGTGTTCAGACTAAAAGGGCATGacataatgaatgaaaaaagatttAGTCTTAGAAAATTACAGTGAAGTTTTAgatgaataataaagaaaacagaacttttcAGAGAAAGAATGTGAGATGATCACACGCAAACAGGTAAGAATTAGACGGGCATTGGGCTTACCAATACTGGATTCTGGAAGACAATAATCAGTGATTTCATATTACGGAGAAAAATCAGAGGAAGCTATACTAGGGATATTGTCTCTCACACAAACTTCCCAAAGTTTAcctacaatttaatttttcttaagaagTTACCTGAGCATATGTTGAGCAAAATAAAGAGTAAACCAAAACAGGAGAAGACatgaaatcaggaaaacattTTTGTCCCAGAATGACAGCTGTGCTGTAGACCTTGAGAGTGATTAGTCCAGAATGGATAGACATGGGCCAGAGGGAGGTCTCGGGAATAAGAGGAATTGATCTATGGAAATACTGTATGAGATCCTCTAAGaaacactgggtatggtgaagtCAATTATTGAAGTACAAGCATTAAAGGAAAATTCATTTGAACTTAATTCTAGAAATTTTGCCTTTCGAATGGCACAGATGATAGGAAGTTGGACTCAGAGGAAAGAAATACAGCAGAATCCTACAGCAGAGTCCCCGCTTAGCTCCTCACATGAAAACCATCATGTCTGACTTATAGAATCAGCCCATAAACTAGTTGTAGAATATTTGAGATATTTCATCTACTCTATGATTACAGAAACAACACAATGTTTTAAACCATGATAACACGGAAGACTAGGTAAAGTCCACAgtatgaaagaattaaaaattaagagaggAGATGAAAGAAAGATGGAGGTTAGCTGACATCATACTTAAAAATAGGGCATGAAGAGAGCTTTCCTATAgttgatgaaaaaataataaagacttaaATCTGAGGTGTGAAGTTTTAACATTGGTAAGAGTTGAACTGTGAATAGTCATAAAACTGTATTATGAGAAGACAAAGAAGTGCCTTTGGCTAAGTGACTTAGGTCTGCATTTTGTTTTAGCAGAAAGTCAGTAAACAATTTCCAAAACTGATTAGCCCcctgaaaaaagtagaaaaataagtatattattAGAGATACAGATTTAAACATCTGAAGCTCTAAAATTAAACTTAAACATGATTGCCTCAGGAAAGGAAACTTCCTTTTTATTCTAAGTCCTTTTTATTCCAAGTATATGATTTTCTAGTTTTGtgcatataatatttaaattataattttatttttttaaagattatttatttgtcagagagagaatgagagaacaagagagtGTACGAGTAGGGGGAgcgcagacagagggagaagcaggctcccaactgagcaaggagcctgatgcggggctcgatcccagaaccctgggatcatgacccaagccaaaggcagatgcttaaccccctgaaccacccaggtgtccctaaattattattttaaaagccaaaatagttataaaaacttaattaaaaaagcaaagattgCATTTGTGTATTGCTTATGGAAAGGTTTTTAATTGCCATGCTTCCTTGCAGGTCTAGGAAGTAGGTGGAAATTAAAGATTGAAATAGTCTCCAAAAATGAAAGGTGCTAGTATTCTGAATTTTAATTAGGCTTCAGTCCTGTAAGGACTAGTTTGAAATTATCTTCTTTAAACTTCCACCTCTGTCTTACAGTTGACATGACAATCTCTTTCCTTCTAATTGtttcaaccttaaaaaaattagaatcctTACTATGAATTACATTTACCAGTTATTTCATAGAGATGTTAAGAAAAGCTAATACGTGATTACATTTGTTGGTACACGTGTAGGAGTTATCCTGAGATATTATGCATATGATTCAAGTAGAAATgctgtacattttaaaactttcaaaattgTGACTatgacataagaaaaatatgccCCACTTTGCATAGGAAGAAAAATTAGCctaaaatttcttgaaaaataccttatctttattttttaatagttttattgaaAGTTGTATATAACATTGTTCTTGCATCTTCTCAGTTGTTTCTTCCTTATATTTGCCCTTTTGTACTTGGTGCAATTTGGCTTTTTATTCAAGgaatttttgtggtttttatcCAATTTTAATTTGGTGATAACCATTTTGCTAGGGTAGATGTCCACACGGGGAGCTGGGCCATTTGCTTTCTCCCACTGTACTCATTGAGTGTTCATGTCGACATCTTTTGTCCTGTAAAGCTGGGCTACTTTGCAAATTTGCTGACCTTTGTAGTGTCCTCACCCAACCTGTACTTTATCATCTTTTTGTATGGGCATACATTGAACGTTGTA encodes:
- the OLFM3 gene encoding noelin-3 isoform X3, with product MSQSIEVLNLRTQRDFQYVLKMETQMKGLKAKFRQIEDDQKTLMTKHFQELKEKMDELLPLIPVLEQYKTDAKLITQFKEEIRNLSAVLTGIQEEIGAYDYEELHQRVLSLETRLRDCMKKLTCGKLMKITGPITVKTSGTRFGAWMTDPLASEKNNRVWYMDSYTNNKIVREYKSMADFVSGAESRTYNLPFKWAGTNHVVYNGSLYFNKYQSNIIIKYSFDMGRVLAQRSLEYAGFHNVYPYTWGGFSDIDLMADEIGLWAVYATNQNAGNIVISQLNQDTLEVMKSWSTGYPKRSAGESFMICGTLYVTNSHLTGAKVYYSYSTKTSTYEYTDIPFHNQYFHISMLDYNARDRALYAWNNGHQVLFNVTLFHIIKTEDDT
- the OLFM3 gene encoding noelin-3 isoform X2, with amino-acid sequence MQATSNLLNLLLLSLLAGLDPSKTQISPKEGWQVYSSAQDPDGRCICTVVAPEQNLCSRDAKSRQLRQLLEKVQNMSQSIEVLNLRTQRDFQYVLKMETQMKGLKAKFRQIEDDQKTLMTKHFQELKEKMDELLPLIPVLEQYKTDAKLITQFKEEIRNLSAVLTGIQEEIGAYDYEELHQRVLSLETRLRDCMKKLTCGKLMKITGPITVKTSGTRFGAWMTDPLASEKNNRVWYMDSYTNNKIVREYKSMADFVSGAESRTYNLPFKWAGTNHVVYNGSLYFNKYQSNIIIKYSFDMGRVLAQRSLEYAGFHNVYPYTWGGFSDIDLMADEIGLWAVYATNQNAGNIVISQLNQDTLEVMKSWSTGYPKRSAGESFMICGTLYVTNSHLTGAKVYYSYSTKTSTYEYTDIPFHNQYFHISMLDYNARDRALYAWNNGHQVLFNVTLFHIIKTEDDT
- the OLFM3 gene encoding noelin-3 isoform X1, whose translation is MSPPLLKLGAVLSTMAMISNWMSQTLPSLVGLNTTRLSTPDTLTQISPKEGWQVYSSAQDPDGRCICTVVAPEQNLCSRDAKSRQLRQLLEKVQNMSQSIEVLNLRTQRDFQYVLKMETQMKGLKAKFRQIEDDQKTLMTKHFQELKEKMDELLPLIPVLEQYKTDAKLITQFKEEIRNLSAVLTGIQEEIGAYDYEELHQRVLSLETRLRDCMKKLTCGKLMKITGPITVKTSGTRFGAWMTDPLASEKNNRVWYMDSYTNNKIVREYKSMADFVSGAESRTYNLPFKWAGTNHVVYNGSLYFNKYQSNIIIKYSFDMGRVLAQRSLEYAGFHNVYPYTWGGFSDIDLMADEIGLWAVYATNQNAGNIVISQLNQDTLEVMKSWSTGYPKRSAGESFMICGTLYVTNSHLTGAKVYYSYSTKTSTYEYTDIPFHNQYFHISMLDYNARDRALYAWNNGHQVLFNVTLFHIIKTEDDT